ACGGCCCTGCCTTGATTAATATCCTTGTCAGAAGAGGTGAAAATTGTTATCCAATGGTTCCTCCCGGTAAAAGTAATGCTCAAATGGTTGGATATGTTAATTGTGAAGACTAATTTTTTTAAAATTCCTCATTTTAAAAAATTAACTTTAAGATAATTTTAAAAACTTAGATATTTCTGAATTGAAAAAATTATCAAAAATTTTAATTATAATCTGTTTGATTGTTCTTAATCCTGTAATAGTAAACTCGGCCGAAATTCTTCAAATTAAGAGTTCAAATACTATTTTAGTGGGGGATCAAAATAGAAATTTAATTATTGGATTATTTTGTGTAGATGTAAATGAAAATGATGAGATTGAAGCAACTAATCTACTTAAGAGTGAATTCCCAAGGGGGAGCAAAGTGAAAATAAAGCCTTTCGGTTTCAAAGAGAATGTTTTGATAGCCAAAGTTTTTAATATTAAAGGTACTAAGGAGATGACTGAATTATTGGTCGCAAATAACTTAAGTAGTGCAATTTGTCCAAGTTAATTATCTTTATGAGCAAATAAGATTCCATTGTCTTGAAATTGTTTTGCTTCTTCTCCAGGAATAAAATTCTTTATTGAATTTGTATGTGCATAAATTTGAGATGTCTATATTTATATGAGGGATGTTCTCATTTAAAAGTTGTTTATAGGCAGATCTTTTTAGATCAAGTTGATTTAAGTTTTGCTCTCTGAAGTGATTTGAATCATTAAAACAAAAATCTTTTTTAGTTTTAGTTAATTTGACAGTTATGTTTTTGTTTTCTGCCTTTCTATAAAATTCTTGGAGAGTAATTTTATCAACTAGATAATTTTCCTTGGAAATTGCTGGTCCTATTGCAACAAGTAAGTCATCTCTAGATGTCCCAAAAGCATCGAAAATTTTTACCAGATTTTTTATTATTTTTTTTTCTAAACCTCTTCTCCCACAATGCAAGGTTGCTACATTTCTTGTCCTTTTATCTGCAAAAAATATTGGCATACAATCAGCTGTATAAACCCATAAGTTTTGACTGCATTTATTGCCAACAAGACCATCTGCATCAGTCTTAGTTCCTTTTTGAGAATTAGATCCAAACACTATCACATTACTGTGAATTTGATTGGAAACACAATTTATAGAATTTTTATTAAAGTGATTCCCTAATAATTGAAGAAATTTCTCAGAGCAAGACTTGGTGAAGTATGCATGTTTGAAATTATTTTGACTAAGAATAGGTGATGAATAATACTCAAATTTTTTGTTTTGAATATAAATTTCATCTTTTGAGAAATATATTTCTTTGTAAGGAATAGTTCCTGCTCCTAATCTGAATTTATGTAATTAATTCAATATCTCTTAAGATCCAGAATCCTGCAAATTTTTCGATATACGGCGTTGACTGTATGGAAATAAATTGATAACCAAAAGAATTTTTTTTATTCTCTAAAAACTTTGTATTCAAAATGTTTGCATCTTTTTCTGGTAAATCAGTTACCAGCCACTTATCATCTTCTGAAGCTTCAAGTATGAGTTGGTTCTTATTCATGAATAATTTAATAGGTTCTAAACAACTGAACCATGCAGAAAGTGCTAAAGATCTATCTTTGCTAAAAAGTCTTAATCCTGGAACTAAGTAATTATCATCTAAATCTTGCTGAATTGGGAAAATATCTCCAAATTCTATAGGCCAATTTTCTGCTGATTTTAATTCGCCAATTGATATTTCAGAGATAGTTAAAGCATCACCCCTCACTGCTTCTGGCAGAGGTTGAGGAGGGTTTTCCATTTTAGAAGAAAAAGTAGGGGCTAATACACCTCTTACATAACCTTTTTCCTTTGGATAAATCTCTTTCTCGAGAAATTCGATTCTATCTAATAAATCGTAAGTTCTCCTACTTACAATAGCCTCAATATTAAGGCCCTCCAGAGATTTTTTAATGATCGTTTTCATTGACGACCTCCAGAATCGAACTATTGAAGGTTTCTCCCACCCTTGTTTTTTTGCTTCACTTATTGCTTCATTTAGTGCTTTTGTAAGCCATACTGAGTTAACTTCATTGGAAGGGCATTTTTTATTCCAAAGAAAAATATCTTCTGTCTTATAACTTCTTGTAGAGCAAATAATTAACTCCCACCTTTTTTTTCCGTTTGATTCAATAATTGGTCTTGAGTAAAAGTCTAATTCCCAATCTGAAATTTTTAATTTAAGACTTGATTCTATTTTTTTGTTGATGTTCATTTATCTTGTTCTTTTTTATCGAAGAGGGCTTTAGTTTTTAATGCTCTCTCTGTGGCTTCTTGCATAACTTTTTGCTTATCAATAATTAATTCTCCCGCAGAGTTTTCCAGGAGTGATGTATTGAGACCAATGCGCCCTTTTTCGAGGTCAATTTCAGATATCAAAGCTTTTATAATTTCCCCTTCTCTAAAAACTTCTCTTAAAGAACGAATCGATCCATTTGTTAGTGAGGATTGATGAAGAAGTCCACTAGCTCCCCCTAAATCAATAAAAAAGCCATATGGTTTTACAGCTAAAACTTCTCCTTCAATTAATTGACCTAATTCTAGACTTGCAAATTTAGAAACTAATGATGCTTTCTTTTCAGAGAGAACTAATTTTCTAGATTCTGGATTAACCTCAAGAAAAGCCACTTTTAGATTTTTGCCAACAAAAGATTGATAATCTTGACCATCTTCAAGTTGGGATCTGGGGATAAATCCTCTTAATCCATCTACATCACAAGTAAGCCCACCTCTGTTAAATCCATTAATTAAAACGTTAATTAATTCTCCATTTTTTGCGGAACTTGATACCTTCTCCCAACTTTGCCTGAGAATTAATGCCCGAGCGCTCACTGTTACCATTCCATCAGCATTTTGTTCTTTGATAACCAAAACTTCCATTTCAAGGCCTATAGAAAACTTTTCTTTAAAGTTAGTTATGACACCCAAGCCACATTCTTTTTTGGGCATATAACCAGGTGCCTTTCCACCAATGTCAACATATAATCCATCACTTTCGATTGCTATAACCTTACCTGAAATTGTTTCTCCAGTAGCCCCAATTGGCTCATTTGCATTTAAAGCCTCCAAAAAAGCACTTTCATCAAAATCGAATTCATCAACTGTTCTTTCTAATTGAAAATCTGTATTTTGCTCAGAAAAATTAAGCGGTCTATTTAAGTCTTTTTGAGTTAAATCTTGTTGAGAAATATCAAAATCATTAGTCTTTTCATTATTGTCCTCAATTTCTTTTACTGAATTATCTTTATTGATTTGAGGTTTGATTGCAATATTTTCTTTTTTTATATCTTCTTGCGAATTGTTTTGCTCATTATTTATTTCTTGAGAACCTTTCTTGCTTATGTGAAGTACCTGAAGAGGTTTTTTATTGCCCTTTGATTGGAAATTATCTTGGGCATTTTTATTACTTGCTCCCATCGTAGGTAAAATAAGAATAATTAATTATTAACATACTCTAAATGTTAGTACTCAAAATAAAAATTAATGAACTTTAAACCAATATCTAATAAATTTGAATATTTAAATTGGCAAGAAATTGAGAGTATTGCAAAAGAAAAAAGATCAACATTGATTTGGCCATTTGGAGCTGTTGAGCAACATGGACCTCATTTGCCTCTTGCTACAGATAGTATTTTTGTTGATGACATAGTTAGCGAAGTTTTTAAATTATTACCTGCCGAGATTCCATTAAAAAAACTTCCAACTCAATATATTGGCTTTTCGCCAGAACATAAAGGTTTTGCTGGGACAATTTCACTTTCCTCAAATTTAATTACCTCAATGATTAAGGAAGTCGGAGGTCAATTATCTGAAATGGGTTTTAAAAGATTGATATTAATAAATGGTCATGGAGGTCAAATCTCACTACTAAATACAGCGGCAAGAGAGCTAAGAAGCTTCTCACCAGGGATGGCAGTTTTCCCTTGTTTTCTATGGAGTGGTGTTAATGGATTAAGTGAATTGTTAACAAAAACTGAGATCGAGGATGGGCTTCATGCCTCTTTAGCTGAAACAAGTTTGATGCTCGCTTTGAAACCAGAATTAGTAGGTGATGAACGCCCAAATGAGGGCCTTAAAGGACAAATCCCAGAAGGCTGGAGTCTAGAGGGGAATGCGCCTACTGCTTGGCTTACTGACGACTTCAGTAAATCAGGTGTTATTGGAGATAGTAGAGGAGCAAATGAGTCTTTAGGAAAAAATTTAAAGGAATTATTGATTAATCATTGGTTCAAATTGATAATGAATCTGATGCAATCAGATTGGCCAAACAATTCTTAAATAAGTTTAAGTAAAAAATGTGACTTAACAATTGAAACTATTTTCATGATATTTAAATAAACTCTCTATAATAATGTAATATTCATGCATAATGAGCTAAAGATTACTGACATGCAAACTCTAGAATCAAATAAAAAAACTATTGAAGAATCGATTAATCCGATTTCTTTAGATTTACCCGACTTCACTACAGATTCTTATAAGGATGCATACAGCAGAATTAATGCAATTGTTATTGAGGGAGAGCAAGAGGCTCATGATAATTACATTTCAATAGCAACTTTAATTCCAAATGAGTTAGAGGAACTAACTAAATTGGCGAGAATGGAAATGAAGCATAAAAAAGGCTTTACTGCATGTGGAAGAAATTTAGGTGTGGTAGCTGATATGGATTTTGCTAAAAAATTCTTTTCTAAATTACATGGCAATTTTCAAATTGCTCTTGAAAAAGGAAATTTAACAACATGTCTTTTAATACAAGCCATATTAATTGAAGCATTTGCAATTTCTGCTTATAACGTCTACATAAGAGTTGCTGATCCTTTTGCAAAAAAAATAACAGAGGGAGTGGTTAAAGATGAATATCTTCATTTAAATTACGGTCAAGAATGGCTTAAAGAGAATCTATCAACTTGTAAAGAGGAATTAATGGAAGCTAATAAGGTTAATCTTCCGTTAATTAAAAAGATGTTAGATGAAGTAGCAGATGACGCATCAGTTTTAGCTATGGACAGAGAAGAATTGATGGAAGAATTTATGATTGCTTATCAAGATACATTGATGGAAATAGGTCTAGATAATAGGGAAATTGCAAGAATGGCTATGGCAGCTATCGTCTAATTACATTTCTAATTAATTAAGGCTTTTAATAATTAATCAAACCTATTTAAGTAGTTACCTCTGTGCTATTGTTCATAACATCGTATAGAAACCATTTATAAATTTTAAATGTTTGGGTTAATAGGCCACTCAACAAGTTTTGAAGATGCAAAAAGAAAAGCTTCGATGCTAGGCTTTGATCATATTGCTGATGGTGACTTGGATGTTTGGTGTACTGCTCCTCCTCAGCTTGTTGAAAATGTTGAAGTTAAGAGTGCAACTGGAATATCTATTGAAGGTTCTTATATAGATTCGTGCTTTGTTCCTGAAATGCTTTCTAGGTTTAAAACCGCTAGGCGAAAAGTACTAAATGCTATGGAACTAGCTCAGAAAAAGGGAATAAATATTACCGCTTTAGGAGGATTTACTTCTATTATTTTTGAGAATTTTAATCTTCTACAGCATAAACAAATTAGAAATACTTCATTAGAGTGGGAAAGGTTTACTACTGGGAATACTCATACCGCCTGGGTTATTTGTAAGCAACTAGAAATAAATGCTCCTCGCATTGGGATAGACCTTAAAAAAGCAACTGTTGCTGTAATTGGTGCTACAGGTGATATTGGTAGCGCTGTTTGTAGGTGGCTTATCAATAAAACTGGGATTTCAGAAATTCTTATGGTAGCAAGACAACAAGAACCTTTAGCGCTGTTACAAAAAGAATTAGATGGTGGCACCATAACAAGTTTGGATGAGGCATTGCCTCAGGCGGACATTGTTGTGTGGGTTGCAAGTATGCCTAAAACTATTGAAATTGATACTGACAACTTAAAAAAACCATGTTTAATGATTGATGGTGGATACCCCAAAAATCTTGATGAGAAATTTCAGGGTGAAAATATTTATGTTTTAAAAGGAGGTATAGTAGAGTTTTTCAATGATATTGGTTGGAATATGATGGAACTTGCGGAAATGCAAAACCCTCAGCGAGAGATGTTTGCTTGCTTCGCAGAAGCTATGATTTTAGAATTTGAAAAGTGTCATACAAACTTTAGTTGGGGAAGAAATAACATTTCCCTTGAAAAGATGGAATTTATTGGAGCAGCTTCTTTAAAGCATGGTTTTTCCGCCATTGGACTCGATAAGCAGCCTAAAGTATTAACTGTCTAAATCATGGCTAAACGTTACCTTCTTGATTTTGAAAAGCCTCTTGTTGAACTTGAGAAGCAAATTGAGCAAATTAAAGAATTAGCTCGAGATTCAGAGGTAGATGTTAGTCAACAGCTTCTACAGCTTGAAACCTTAGCTGCTAGAAGAAGAGAAGAAATATTTAAATCTCTCACCCCTGCTCAAAAGATACAGGTAGCTAGACATCCTCAAAGACCAAGTACTTTGGACTTTGTTCAAATGTTTTGTGATGACTGGATCGAATTACATGGAGACAGAAATGGTGGCGATGATATGGCATTAATTGGGGGGATAGGTTCGATAAATAATAGACCAGTGTTGATTTTAGGGCATCAAAAAGGAAGGGATACAAAAGAAAATGTAGTAAGAAACTTTGGGATGGCAAAACCAGGAGGTTACAGAAAAGCTCTTAGATTAATGCAGCATGCAAATAGATTCGCTTTGCCAATTCTTACATTTATTGATACTCCTGGAGCTTATGCTGGTTTAAAAGCTGAAGAACAAGGTCAAGGAGAAGCAATTGCAAGAAACCTTCGAGAGATGTTTGGATTGAAAGTTCCAATTGTTGCTACTGTCATTGGAGAAGGAGGTTCAGGAGGCGCACTTGGAATAGGTGTCGCCGATAGGTTACTAATGTTTGAACACAGTGTTTACACCGTTGCTAGTCCAGAAGCATGTGCATCAATTTTGTGGAGAGATGCTGCTAAGGCACCAGAAGCGGCATCAGCACTTAAAATTACAGGCAAAGATTTACTGAAATTAGGTATTATAGATGAGGTTTTACCAGAACCTTCTGGTGGGAATAATTGGGCTCCTTTAGATGCTGGTAACACACTAAAAGAGGCTATTGAGAAACACCTGAATGCTCTACTGCAAATGCCTGAAGACCAATTAATTGAGGAAAGATACAAAAAGTTCAGGGTTTTAGGTAAATTTATCGAAGCAAATAATATTGAAGAGATTTATAGTGAAATCCCCCAAAAAACTGAATAACTTGAAACTAGCTTTTATAACGGGTGCTACGAAAGGTATTGGTAGATCTACCGCAATTACTTTTGCCAATGCTGGCTGGGATTTAATTTTACTCTCCAGGAATATGGATTTAATGGAGAAACTAAAGAGCGAACTGTTGACCACTAAATCAAAAATTAACCTAGTAAATTGTGATTTATCTAATTCCCTAGAAATAGAGCAGTGTGTTAAAGAGGCAATTGAGAAATATGGATGCCCTTCAGTATTGATAAATAATGCAGGTTGCGCATTTAATAGCCCTTTAGTCGAAATGGAATTAGATCAATGGGAACAAACTATTCAAATAAACCTGACAAGTGTTTTTCAAATTTGTAGTTCAATAATTCCTCAAATGAGAAAAAATGGTGGTTTAGTTATTAATGTTAGTAGTCATGCCTCTTATAATGCATTCCCACAATGGGGAGCTTATTGTGTTTCAAAATCTGCATTAGCTATGTTTACTAAATGCTTGAGGGAGGAGGAGAGATCTAATTCAATAAGAGCTTGTACAATAACTCTGGGCTCAGTTAATACTCCTCTTTGGGACTCCGAATCAATTAATTCTGATTTTGATAGAACTTCTATGCTCTCATCAAAAGAGGTATCAGAAACTATTCTCTACATGGCTAGTAAACCTCAATCACAGTTGATCGAAGACTTGACTTTGATGCCTTCTGGCGGAGCATTTTAAAAAATTTGTTTATCTGATTAATCTTAAAACAGTGATTTTTTTTAGTACTATTTAGAACCCGATTGAACAAGAGAATGTGATATAGTATATGAGCAATTAAGCTTTAGGAAGATACAGTTAATTAAGTTGCATACAATTTTCTGTTTAGAATTTTATGACCTCTACATTACCCAACGATAATATTAGAAACTTTGACGACCAGATTACTAATAAATTAATTTCTGAAATTATAAGAGACAGAATTAAGAATTCTGGTACAAGATTTAGTGCGAACGATAATATTTCTGATTTTATAAATCCTGGTGAATTAGAAATTTTAGAAAAAGAAGTAGCCTCAAGAGTTAAAGATCTACTAAAGTCCCTCGTAATTGATGTTGAGAATGATCATAATACTCAAGAAACTGCTGAGAGAGTTTCAAAAATGTATCTAAACGAAGTTTTTAAAGGCAGGTATCATGAACAACCTAAAGTTACAAGTTTTCCTAATGACAAGAATCTTGATGAAATTTATACAGTTGGTCCAATTTCGGTCAGATCTGCATGTTCACATCACTTAGTACCAATTCTTGGAGAGTGTTGGATAGGTATTAAACCTGGAAATAAAGTCATAGGACTTTCAAAATTTGCGAGAGTTGCTGATTGGGTTTTTTCAAGACCTCATATTCAGGAAGAAGCTGTAATGATTCTTGCAGATGAAATTGAAAAACTTTGCGAACCTAAAGGTTTAGGCATTATTGTGAAGGCCCAACATTATTGTATGAAGTGGAGGGGAGTCAAAGAACCAAATACAAGCATGATTAATTCTGTTGTGAGAGGCGATTTTAGACACGATTTAAGTTTAAAACAAGAATTTTTTGAACTTGTAAAACAGCAGTCCGCTACTAATAATTACTAAAACCTTTTTAACAACTTAAAAAGATCCTCTGTTTTTTTTATATCTTTTAAACCTGGAGATATTTCAATACTACTTGAAATATCTAGGCCATCTGGTTTGAAGTTAGTAAGTATTTCATCAATCCATTCAATTGATATTCCACCTGCCAACAACCATGGTTTGCTAAATTGCAAATTCTTTAAATAAATAGAATTTATTTTTTTCCCTGAACCTCCATAAGTTTCTTTATTCCAAGAATCAAGTAGTATCGCATCTATAAAATCTTCAAAAGGTTTTATTTTATCTATGTCCTTTTCCGTTTTTATTCTGAAAGCCTTCCATAGGCCAATATAGGGAATTTTTTTCCTTATTTCTTTGCAATAATCAATATCTTCATCTCCATGTAATTGAATGATAGTTTCACTTGGGTTGCCTAAGAAGTTTTTGATAATTAAATCTATAGGACAATTTTGCACGACAGTTACTCTATCGATTTTTGGATAAAAGCTTTCTAGGGTTTTAAATATTTTTTTCTTAATTTCAGCTGATACATACCTTGGCGACTCTTCAACCGAAATAATGCCAATAGCATTCGCTCCTAATTTAGCGACTTGAAGAGCTTGTTCTTCAGAAGTTAGTCCACAAATTTTAACTAAAGGATTAGTCTTGGGCATATCATTATCCTGCATGTAAGATTAATATTATTGCTAAATATAGCGGAGATTATTTTTGAGAAGTTGGCAAATTTTTAAAATATGGGGAATTCCCTTTAAAGTTCATCCCTATTGGTTTGTTATTCTCTTTTTATTCTCATGGAGTATAAGTAATCAGGTCAATTTATCTTCTGGCGATGTCTACAATAATAAAGAAGCTTGGATTATAGGTTTTTTAACTTCTTTTTTCTTATTATCTTCAATTATTTTCCATGAGGTTTTTCATACTTTTGTTTCACTTAATCAGGGTGTAAAAATAAAAAAAATTACTTTTTATTTTTTAGGAGCAATTTTACAAATAGATAAGTATTGTCAAACTGCTTTAGGTAATATAAAAATTGCAATTGTAAGACCTCTTTTATGTTTCGCTACAGCATCTATCTTACTTTTAATTAGTAATAACAGTGCATCTCAGGAACAAATAGCAGTTAATGTGATTTCAAGAGTAGGTATATTTAATTTATTCTTAGGCTTCTTAAATTTGATTCCAATTGGTTCTTTAGATGGAGGGAATTTATTAAAAAGTATTATTTGGCATTTCTCAGGGAGTAAAAATAAAGGAAGAAATTTCCTCAATAAAGTAAATCTATTATTATCTTTTTTTGTTTTATTTTTTGGGGTAATTTGTTTATTTAGATTTAACTTTTACTTTGGTTTTATTGTTTCTTTTTTGGGCTTGTTTGGAATTAATTCTTCAAAATCTGAAAGTCAATTTTTTAAAATTGAAAACATACTTAAATTTAGTAAAATTTCTGAAATCAAATTAAAACCTTTGAGGAAAATTGAATACGATTCAAATTTCTCGGAATTTAATAAGTTAATAAAAAGTAAGAAGGATGCATCGGATAAATATTTTTTTATTACGAATAATGGTAGGTGGACCGGTTTTGTTGATGGGAATATTTTAAAAAATGTTTCCTTAAAAAAATGGGAACAGAACTTTATTGGAGATTTTAAGAAACCAATCGATAGTTTTGAAAGTGTATCTTATAACGATAAATTATGGAAAACTATAGAAAGAATTGAAGAAACAAATGAAGGTATTTTATTGGTTCTCAATGCTGCAGATATCCCTTTGGGGATAATTGATAGGTCAAAAATTGGAAACTTTGTATTGAACAAATTAGGTTTTAATTTGCCTTCAGATATTGTTAACAAATTAAACTTTAAAAATCATTATCCCTTAGGAATTGAATTGCCGAGAATAATTAATTCAATGAAGCAGAAAGGAGATCTTTAATAATTCTTGTCATTAAAATTTTCTATTTTTTATTATCTATGGCAATATTTTTGAAATTTATATTTGATTTATTTTTCACGAATGAATTTCTCAAATGTTTAACTATTTCATCATTTGTTAGTTTTAAATTTACTTTTGGTGGAGCTTCTTCTTTGAATAATTTGAACCACAAATCTCTTGAAGGATTTGTTTGAATTTCTCCATGTTGAAGGAATGCGCCTTTTTTACGAAATTGAGCACTACCTATTCTCTTAACCCCATCCTGATCAACTAAATCGGAAATGAATGAAGTCCCAAAACAATTTGTTTTAATGTTTGATTTTCGTGAATTACCATATTGTAAGTTTAGACCTAATTCTCTAAAACTTTTAATTAACCAATTATTAACCATTTCATAACTTAAGAACTTATAGTAAGTCTTTTTAAATGTTAATGCATATGTTATGCCTCCTGAATGCAGAACAGCACCTCCTCCGGAGGGACGTCTAACAATATTAATTTCCCCATTTGATAATAAATTTTTCCAATGAAGAGGAATTTCCTTTTGGTGATAGCCAATTGAAAGCCAATCCCCAGTCCAATAGTAGAACCTCAATGTGAGAATTATTTCAGGATTCGAAATTGTCTGATCTAAAGAATTTAAATCTAAAGCCATTTGATCAAATCCAGGTAAATTATTTGTTGAAAAAATTAAAGCCTGATTTTCAATTCCCAAAATTAACTTGGTAGGTTTATTTATGATAATTTTCAATAAATTTTTTCTTTCAATTTGTTAATTACGTAACATCATTTTGTAATAGTGTTTCAAATCTTCTCTTTTCGGTGGAGAATATAGGAAATAATTTTTTTACCATGGAGCCAACTCAAACAATAAACCTTATTGCATTAAGTCTCATAGTTGTTATGCATGCAGGAGTTTTAGCATTAAGACTAGGAATTAGTTTAGGTAGAAACTAAAGTCTATTAGGAAATTTAAAATTTGTAAGGTAATAATAAAGTAAGACTGAATTTATTTATTCAGTAAAAATATCAAGAACTTAATTTGTCAAAATCTTTTTATAAGAATAGTATTTCTCACAAAAAATATTTAGGGTCTGTTTTTATAAAAAGACAACAGAAAGAGGATAATTTTGTCTCTTTGATTTTTTTAATTATAAAAATTAGCTTTTCCCTTTTAGCAATAATAAGCCTAATTAAGCTTGGCTATAGCTCCAAAGTAAGGTTAACCAGATTAAAGGAAATTGAAGACTCATTTTCATACGAAAAATATAGATTTAATGTTTTAACAAATAAGTTTGATAATTTATTCTCTTCTGAAGGTGAGCAAAGATTTATGAAGGATCAGGATCAAATAATTTCTAGGGACATTATCAGAGTAATATGGCGTTGATAAGGATGATCTTGAATCATTCTACTTTTCATTTTTTAATTAACTTTTTTCTAGTGAGTAAGAACATTAAGGGTTTAGTCCTAATAACAGGAACAACTTCGGGAGTTGGATTAAATACTCTAAAACCTCTATTAAGATTTGGATGGGAGGTTATAGCAGTTAATCGATCGAACAAAAGAGCTATAAAAATAGCTGAAGAATTCTTGACAAAAGAGGAAGTTAAAAATGTTCACTTTATAGAAATAGATCTTTCTAACTTGGATGATGTGAGAAAAGGTTGCGATGAAATATTAGAAAGATTTAAGAAGCCAATAAATTCTCTTATTTGTAATGCAGCAGTTTATAAACCGAGACTAAAGAG
This window of the Prochlorococcus marinus XMU1410 genome carries:
- a CDS encoding phosphoribosylanthranilate isomerase gives rise to the protein MPKTNPLVKICGLTSEEQALQVAKLGANAIGIISVEESPRYVSAEIKKKIFKTLESFYPKIDRVTVVQNCPIDLIIKNFLGNPSETIIQLHGDEDIDYCKEIRKKIPYIGLWKAFRIKTEKDIDKIKPFEDFIDAILLDSWNKETYGGSGKKINSIYLKNLQFSKPWLLAGGISIEWIDEILTNFKPDGLDISSSIEISPGLKDIKKTEDLFKLLKRF
- a CDS encoding lipoyl protein ligase domain-containing protein, producing MKIIINKPTKLILGIENQALIFSTNNLPGFDQMALDLNSLDQTISNPEIILTLRFYYWTGDWLSIGYHQKEIPLHWKNLLSNGEINIVRRPSGGGAVLHSGGITYALTFKKTYYKFLSYEMVNNWLIKSFRELGLNLQYGNSRKSNIKTNCFGTSFISDLVDQDGVKRIGSAQFRKKGAFLQHGEIQTNPSRDLWFKLFKEEAPPKVNLKLTNDEIVKHLRNSFVKNKSNINFKNIAIDNKK
- the psaM gene encoding photosystem I reaction center subunit XII, which codes for MEPTQTINLIALSLIVVMHAGVLALRLGISLGRN
- a CDS encoding site-2 protease family protein, with translation MRSWQIFKIWGIPFKVHPYWFVILFLFSWSISNQVNLSSGDVYNNKEAWIIGFLTSFFLLSSIIFHEVFHTFVSLNQGVKIKKITFYFLGAILQIDKYCQTALGNIKIAIVRPLLCFATASILLLISNNSASQEQIAVNVISRVGIFNLFLGFLNLIPIGSLDGGNLLKSIIWHFSGSKNKGRNFLNKVNLLLSFFVLFFGVICLFRFNFYFGFIVSFLGLFGINSSKSESQFFKIENILKFSKISEIKLKPLRKIEYDSNFSEFNKLIKSKKDASDKYFFITNNGRWTGFVDGNILKNVSLKKWEQNFIGDFKKPIDSFESVSYNDKLWKTIERIEETNEGILLVLNAADIPLGIIDRSKIGNFVLNKLGFNLPSDIVNKLNFKNHYPLGIELPRIINSMKQKGDL